GTGTGAACCCCAGGTTCTAGTCTCAGGAGCTGAGATCTTAACACCCTCATCCCTATCCGCCACTTTCCCTGCCTCGGCTTCCATATTTACCCCAGAGAAAGTGCGTTCCGACCACTTAAATGATAGCACCTCTAATGATAATGTCCCAATATGCATTTTCTtcattcctcaaaaaaaaatcaaaaatcttTTCCATAACTGTTCATTTTCACTACTTTGTAAGAACTCATTCCCTTTTCTAACAGATTCTTCTTTGGTTGGTCAagttgtgtggttttttttttttctttttttacacttCTGTGAGGTTTTTTAATTGGGGGGGGGAGCGTAACATTAAGTATATGAtcctaaccatttttaaatgtacagttacGTATTCACGTTTCGTGCAGCAGGTCTCTAGAACTTGTCCACCTTGCAACACTGGAAGTCTTGGTTACCAGCATTCtgctgtttctgtgattctgacaACTGGGGATACTTCCTGTAAATAGAAACATACAGTATTAGACCTTTTCTTACTGGCTGCTTTTACTGAGCTTAATGTCCTTGAGGTTCATGCACGGCAtagcatgtgacaggatttccttctttttaaaggctatgtaatattctattgtatgcaTATTCAGCCGGCCCTCCGTATCCTGTTCCTCATTTGTGGTTTTAATCATGAAAATGTGGAttgaaaatgtttggaaaatatgTTGCATTGAACAGTGGTTGCATCTGTACTAAACAGCGTAGACTTCTTTCCTTGTCACTATTCTCTGAACAGTACAGTATAATAACTATTTACAGCATTTGTGTTTTAGGTATAATACATAATCTAGAGATAATTTAAAGTTTACAGGAGGATTGTGTAGGTTATGTAGCGAATACTGTCGTTTTATATACTTGAACATCCATGGATTTTAGAGTCCATGGGGGACCTGGAATCAATCCCCCGAGGATACTGAGGGATgactgtaccacagtttttaaatccattcatctgtcaatgtttccacgtcttggctgttgtgaataatgttgcagtgaacatgtgtgtgcacatatcactttgagatcctgatttcaattcctttggatatgtacccagaagtgggatcactggatcaaatgGTAGTTCTagtttaattttctgagaaacctccacactgttttcgaCTATGGCTGCACCATTTTTCACTTCCACCAATGGTGCACAAGAGTTTGGACTTCTCATCTAGCCAACAGTTATTTTCTgatgttgattttgttttgttttgtttaaggtgGCCATCCTtatgggtgtgaggtgatattgtgggtttgatttgcgTTTCTctagtgattagtgatgttgagtgtcttttcatgtgCTGATTGGCCATTTGTctaccttctttggagaagtgtctgttaaagtcctttgcccattttcagtagggttgtcttttgttgttgagttgtagaatTTCCATATATAGTCTGCATATTTACCCCTTATCAGATTTGCAATTATTTCCTCCCATTCcacaggttgccttttcactgttCATTGCTTCCTCTCACATGCAGAAGTTAAGTCTGATCTAGtcctatttgtctattttttattttgttccctgtgcttttggtgtcatatctaaaaaatCAGTACCAAATCCAAAACCCTGGAGCTTCtcccctgtattttcttctaagtgtTTAATAATTTTAGATCCTATGTGTAGGTCTTCAATACGTTTGGAGCTAACTTTTGTATTTGGTAGAAAGTAAGGGTTCTATTTCATCCTTGTGCATGTAGGTATCTTGTTTTCTAGCAACATTTGTGGAAGATACTGCCCTTTCCCATTGTGCAGTCTTGGCACTCTTTCTGAAAATCATTTGACCAGATTTGcaagggtttgtttctgggctctctattcctattggtctatatgtctgtctttatgctgCTGCCACACCATCTTAATTACTGTTGCTTTGTAGTATGTTCTGAAATCAGGAggcctccaactttattcttctccaACAGTCTTCTTGactgttttggctattcagggtcccttgagattccatatgaattttagggctttttatctattttcttcaaaaaatgtcattgggattttgacagggattgcattgaatctgtagatcatttCAATCATTTGGTCACTTTtataatattaagtcttccagtcCACAAGCATATAGTATCTTTTTCTTTAGCTATATCTTCTTTGGTTACTTTTAGCAATCTTTTGTACTTTTCAGTTTATAAGttttcacctctttggttaaactTACTTCTGTTTCAGATTTTATAGTAAATGGGGctgttttctcagtttcctttctgtAGTGATCATTGTTAATGTATAGAAATGTAACTGACCTTGGAGTGTTGATTTTAAATCCTaccactttgctgaatttatttattggttctaacagttttttgtgtgtggaatcTTTAACCTCATGTTATCTGTGAATgtggagaattttattttttataatgtatttctttttcttgtctaattgctctggctagaacctCCAGTGCTGTGTTGAATAGTAGTGGTGAAAatgggcatccttgccttgttcctgatcttgaaGGAAAGGCTTCAGTCTTTTCCTCATTTACTGCTACATTTGCTGTGGGCTTTTTAActatggtttttattatattgagataGTTTTATTGTAGTCCTAGTTTGTTGAGTGACTTCATTATGAATGATTGTTGAATTTTGTGAGAAGCTTTTTTTCTGCATCAGTTGggatgatcatgtggtttttgtctttcattttgttaatatgttGTATTACATAGATTGATTTCCCATAATGAACTATCCTTGCAGTCCAGGTATAAATTCCACTTGCTTGTGTATATGATCCTTTTCATGTGCTGTTgaattcattttgctaatataGTTAACCTTGAACAACATAGGAGTTAGGGGCATCGACTCCCTGCAGAGTTGAAAATTTGCATGTAACTTAAGTCAACCCTGCACATCTGCAAGTTCCAACCACAGATCAAAAATACTGTCTTTGATCTGCAGCTGGTTGAATCCATGGATGCAAAACCCAGGGATATAGAGGGATGGCTGTATATTTATTACCATAtactactccccccaccccagccatcctcacttctcacccttgatcctacccccctttggttttctCCTTGTGTggtttatagatgttcctgaaaacccttcccccttttgccccatcatcctctcccacctcccctctagttactgtcagtttgttcttaatttcaatgtttctggttatatttttctttcttgtttattttgctgattaggttccacttataggtgagatcatatggtatttgtctttcaccacctggcttatttcacttagcataatgctctccagttccatccatgctgttgcaaagggtaggagctccttctttctttctgttgtgtgatattccatagtgtaaatgtaccatagttttttgatccattcatttactgatgggcacttaaggttgcttccagcacttggctattgttttgattagtattagcatggtatatttttctccatccaTTTACTATTAATCTCATATACTTTATATCTAAAGTGGGTTTCTTATATACAACATGCAGTTGGTTCCTGGTTTTGGGggttaagattttattatttatttttagagagggagagggaaggagaaagagagggagagaaacatccttgtgtGGTTGCcactactggagacctggcctgcaacccaggcatgtgccctgactgggaatcaaaccagcgaacctttgtttcacaggttatcactcaatccactgaaccacactagccagggctggttCCTGTTTTTGATCCACACTGACAGTCTCTTTTAATTGGTACATTGAGACCATTTATATTCATggtgattattgatatagttgatatataatatcagaaatgaatgTGTAGTAACTGTATTTGTTACTATTCTCTCTTTGTTGTCTTTATTCTTGGTTCTCCTTTTGCCATCCAttccttttctgccttttgtgattttatttttttctttaaaaaaaattttttttcccattttacatgaTTCTACTTTTTGTCTTTCTTAGTGTTTCAGTTATGCCTGTTGTTGTTGTCGTAACTTTTTTTTAGTGGATGTCCTTGAGTTTGCAACACACTTTTACAACTAACCCATGTCCACTTTCAAGTAACACTGTACCACTTCATGGTTATCATGAGtacttaataacaataaaataaagctaaTTGCTTCCTCTCATTCCCAGTATCATTGTTGTCATTCACTTCATTTAAGTAAATGCATAAACACACATAATTGAATACATTGTTGTATTATTGTTTTGAACATATTGTTCTCTGttagatcaattaagaataagaaaaataagagggTTTTTTGCCTTCACTATTCCTTCTTCGGtgttcttcctctgtctctgtacATCTCAGTTTCTGATCTCtactattttccttctctctaaggggacctctttttaacatttcctgcAAGGCAGTCTACTGGCAACAAATTCCCTCAATAtttgtctgagaaagtctttttccctctttcacttttgaagtatattttcacAGACTAAAGAATTTGAGGTTAGTGGTTTCTCTCTTCAAAAGAGAGTTGCAAATGGCTCTTGCAAAAATAGGAATTTAGTTAAAAAGCCCACCCCGCCTCAAATTTAATCAGCCTAAAGAAGTTCATTTTcacagtattattttttcttaacattaATTCAGGCAAAATATCAAAAGGCTTCAAGtagttttaaatttctcttctaaTACTTTCCAATTTTCATTACTCTTTTAGCATTTCAGAAAGCTACTTTAGTCATCTTAAATTACTATTAATCTTTATATTCAAAAGGAACATGTACACTTCAAAAACTAtgacaaaaatcaaaatgaaggaaaatattactACAATCCTTTCCCAGAAAGGATGCTCTCTATTTAGAGGCACAGCTTGCAGATATTTTCAATGTATAAAATGGGACCATTCTTGCAGTAACATTTGACAAACtaattctttgtttaatattCTAGGAAATTTTCTATGTCAGTTCAACTTAGCTTCTTacatgacaattttttaaaaaataagaaaacaaatatttaatttgttgGTATCTTTCAGACTTGGGGTCTAAATGTGAGACCAAGAAGTTACGTCCAAATCATTGCAACAAACCTAAGCAACGCATCTATCAGAAACCAGTTTCTGCAGCACCAAAAGGCCCCCCAGGAAAGAGAGGCTGCAAGAAAAATTCAGTCCTAATAAAACCCAAGGAAGTATATCCAGggaagaaatctttaaaatataatgactGTGGGAAAATCTTTATTCAAAGCTTATCTTTTAAACTGCATCAGAATTCTCATACtgaagagaagccttatgaatgtaGTAATTGTAGAAAAGCCTTCAGACGAGTCCCAGCCCTCATCCTTCATCAGAGAATTCACAGTGGAAAGAAAAGCCTTGAATATGGTAAATGTGGGGAAAGCTTCATTCAAAGAATGACCCTGATTCTCCATGAGAAAATGCATGACAGAAAGTAAACATTGGCTATGGGGAGGCCTTGAGTCAGTGCCCGTCCCTCAGTCTACATCAGAAAATCCGCCTTGTGGAGAATACCCCCAGGTGCAGAAAGTGTGGGAAAGCCGTCATTCAAAGGTCATCCCTTTTACTTCATAGGAAAACtcacaatggaaagaaaatatgtgAATGCAGTAAACGTGCAGGAGGCTTCAGTAAGAGGTCAGTCCTTGTACATAAAAGAATTCACAATGGAGAGAAAACCCATGAGAGTAAGAAGGCCTTAAATCAGCAGGGAAGTCACCTTTTAGAGAATCTGTATAAATGTAGAAAATCCTTTAATAGGATTTCATCCATTATGCTTCATCAGAGAATTCATGCTGCAGAAAAACCCTACATACGTGATAAATGTCAGAAGGTCTTCAGGTGGCTTTCAACACTTATTCTACATCTAAAAATTCATAATGGAGAGAAACTGTACAGATGCAACAAATGTGAGAAGGTCTGTAATCGGCACTCATCCCTTATGCAACACCAGAAAGTTCatacaaggaaaaagaaactgaatgTCAGGAATGTGGGAAGATGCTTTCTGAAACTGCTAACCTTAAAATTCATCAGAACATTCATTCTGAAGAGAAACCTTTCCAACGCAATAAATGTAGTAAAGTGACCGCCGATCACTTCTTACTGAACATCAGAGAACTTATACTGGAGAAAAACCCTACCAATGTGAGGAATGTGGGAAAGTCTTCAGCCATCGAATATCTCTTACTCGACATAAGAGAATTCATACTGAAGACAGACTGTATGAATGTGATCAGTGTGGAAAGGCCTTCAGCCAGAGTGCACACCTCACCCAACATGAAAgcattcacactggagagaaaccataCACATGCAAAACA
The sequence above is drawn from the Desmodus rotundus isolate HL8 chromosome 12, HLdesRot8A.1, whole genome shotgun sequence genome and encodes:
- the ZNF667 gene encoding LOW QUALITY PROTEIN: zinc finger protein 667 (The sequence of the model RefSeq protein was modified relative to this genomic sequence to represent the inferred CDS: inserted 4 bases in 4 codons; substituted 1 base at 1 genomic stop codon), with the protein product MQKDLYEDVMLENYQHLVSLDLGSKCETKKLRPNHCNKPKQRIYQKPVSAAPKGPPGKRGCKKNSVLIKPKEVYPGKKSLKYNDCGKIFIQSLSFKLHQNSHTEEKPYECSNCRKAFRRVPALILHQRIHSGKKSLEYGKCGESFIQRMTLILHEKMHDRKXTLXYGEALSQCPSLSLHQKIRLVENTPRCRKCGKAVIQRSSLLLHRKTHNGKKICECSKRAGGFSKRSVLVHKRIHNGEKTHESKKALNQQGSHLLENLYKCRKSFNRISSIMLHQRIHAAEKPYIRDKCQKVFRWLSTLILHLKIHNGEKLYRCNKCEKVCNRHSSLMQHQKVHTRKKKXECQECGKMLSETANLKIHQNIHSEEKPFQRNKCSKVXRRSLLTEHQRTYTGEKPYQCEECGKVFSHRISLTRHKRIHTEDRLYECDQCGKAFSQSAHLTQHESIHTGEKPYTCKTCRKAVSQCASLILHERSHTGEKPXCNECGKVFSSGSDLIRHQGSHSSEIPYACSKCGKAYSRSSSLIRHQNTHSEQKD